From the genome of Sphingobacterium sp. UGAL515B_05:
ATAACGTCTTTAATCAATTCGGCGAGGTCCTTAATGCTTAGATCTTCGCCAATGCCAATGTTGACAAATTGTTTTTCGTCGTAATTATTCATTAAGAAAACGCAGGCATCTGCCAGGTCATCGGAAAAGAGAAATTCCCGTAAGGGGGTTCCTGTTCCCCAGATAATAACTTCAGGGAGCTTATTGATCTTAGCTTCATGAAATCTTCTGATCAAGGCCGGTAACACATGTGAATTCTGTGGATGATAGTTGTCGTTAATTCCGTAAAGGTTTGTTGGCATAACGGAGATATAATTACAACCATATTGATCCCGAAAAGCTTCTACCATTTTTATTCCCGCGATTTTAGCGATTGCGTAGGGCTCATTTGTAGGTTCCAGTGTGCCCGTAAGTAGCATATCTTCGTTCAAAGGTTGTGGTGCCATTTTTGGATAGATACAGCTTGAGCCTAAGAACATTAATTTTTTAACCTTATTATCGTAGGAAGATTTGATGACGTTATTCTGTATAGCCATATTCTCGTAGATAAAATCTGCGCGATAGGTGTTGTTCGCCATGATCCCGCCAACTTTGGCTGCAGCTAAGAAAACATAGTCCGGTTTTTCCTGATCGAAAAAATCAGCGACCGCTTGCTGGTTGCGCAAATCTAATTCGGAAGATGTTCGTGTGACAATATTGTTGTACCCAAGCTCCGATAATTTGCGATGAATTGCCGATCCGACCATGCCGCGATGGCCTGCTATATAAATTTTAGCGTCTTTTTCCACGATAAGTTATTGATTCCTGCAAACTTAGATAAATTGCTTTTTATATGCAATATAATTCGCCCTTATGAAGTCGATTTGTCCGTGCATATTTCTTTAGTCTATTGGTTTCTTGAACATTCACGAGTATTGGTATCTGCTCAAGGATAAGTTTTATTTTTTTAAGCGGGAATATAAGGTTATTTTTGCGGGATATTTATTAAAAAATGGGAAAGGACAAACTACGTAAATTTGCTGAAGTTGCTACTTTTGAAAATGTAATCCAACTCGACGCAGGCAAGGAATATAAAGGAAAATGGGCTGAGAAGCAATTTGGTAACAATAATCCAGTTGTTTTGGAGCTTGCTTGTGGTAAAGGAGAGTATACTGTTAATCTAGCGAGATTGTTTCCGGAGAAAAATTTCATCGGTATCGATTTTAAAGGTAATCGTATTTGGCGTGGGGCCAAGACAGCTTTGGAAGATGGAATTCGGAATGTTGCTTTTCTTCGGATACAAATTGAGACTATCCTTGAACATTTTGCTGAAAATGAAATTGATGAAATCTGGATTACCTTTCCAGATCCGCAACCGCAAGATAGTCGTGAAAAGAAACGGTTGACAGGGCCAAAGTTTTTGGATCGTTATAAATTCATTATGAAACCTGAGGGGATGATGAATTTGAAAACAGATAACGATGGTTTCTATGCTTACA
Proteins encoded in this window:
- the fcl gene encoding GDP-L-fucose synthase codes for the protein MEKDAKIYIAGHRGMVGSAIHRKLSELGYNNIVTRTSSELDLRNQQAVADFFDQEKPDYVFLAAAKVGGIMANNTYRADFIYENMAIQNNVIKSSYDNKVKKLMFLGSSCIYPKMAPQPLNEDMLLTGTLEPTNEPYAIAKIAGIKMVEAFRDQYGCNYISVMPTNLYGINDNYHPQNSHVLPALIRRFHEAKINKLPEVIIWGTGTPLREFLFSDDLADACVFLMNNYDEKQFVNIGIGEDLSIKDLAELIKDVIGYKGTISFDSSKPDGTPRKLMDVSKLHALGWKHQINLRKGIQLAYADFLKKEANASE
- the trmB gene encoding tRNA (guanosine(46)-N7)-methyltransferase TrmB, with amino-acid sequence MGKDKLRKFAEVATFENVIQLDAGKEYKGKWAEKQFGNNNPVVLELACGKGEYTVNLARLFPEKNFIGIDFKGNRIWRGAKTALEDGIRNVAFLRIQIETILEHFAENEIDEIWITFPDPQPQDSREKKRLTGPKFLDRYKFIMKPEGMMNLKTDNDGFYAYTLEQIDLQHLKKYKETVDLYHSDLVDNVLSIKTYYERKYLAHDKNINYVKWSFEKR